One window of Chionomys nivalis chromosome 10, mChiNiv1.1, whole genome shotgun sequence genomic DNA carries:
- the Ankrd9 gene encoding ankyrin repeat domain-containing protein 9 produces MPWDARPGRSANGAPEGAGSARLRVQKQCRKSSFAFYQAVRDLLPVWLLEDMRASEAFHWDERGRATAYSPSEALLYALVHDHQAYAHYLLATFPRRALAPPSAGFRCCNAPGPHVALAVRYNRVGILRRILRTVRDFPPEERMRLLDRRGCSRVEGGGTSLHVACELARPECLFLLLGHGASPGLRDGGGFTPLELLLRQLGRDASSVPTAAEAASATVNAATSSTTSPGELCQRRLLLLDLLALYTTGGAAGPARCELLGDRLRWQRLLGEEKFQWLAGLAPPSLFVRAMQVLVTTISPGRFPEALDELPLPPFLQPLDLTGKS; encoded by the coding sequence ATGCCATGGGACGCCAGGCCAGGACGCAGTGCCAATGGCGCGCCCGAGGGCGCGGGCTCAGCTCGTTTGCGGGTGCAGAAGCAGTGCAGGAAGTCGTCCTTCGCCTTTTACCAGGCAGTGCGCGACCTGCTGCCGGTGTGGCTACTCGAGGACATGCGTGCCAGCGAGGCCTTCCACTGGGACGAGCGCGGGCGCGCCACCGCCTATTCGCCGTCGGAGGCCCTGCTGTACGCGCTCGTGCACGACCACCAAGCCTATGCTCACTACCTGCTGGCCACCTTCCCCCGGCGCGCCCTCGCTCCACCTAGTGCGGGTTTCCGCTGTTGCAATGCACCGGGACCACATGTGGCACTGGCGGTGCGCTACAACCGCGTGGGCATCCTGCGGCGCATCCTGCGAACTGTGCGGGATTTCCCACCCGAAGAACGCATGCGCCTTCTGGACCGACGTGGCTGCAGCCGTGTGGAGGGTGGTGGCACGTCGCTGCATGTGGCCTGTGAGCTTGCGCGCCCCGAGTGCCTCTTTCTGCTGCTTGGCCATGGAGCTTCTCCAGGCCTGCGAGACGGTGGTGGCTTTACACCATTGGAGCTGCTGCTGCGCCAGCTGGGCCGGGACGCCAGCTCAGTCCCTACTGCTGCTGAGGCTGCCTCTGCCACCGTCAACGCTGCCACCTCCAGCACCACTTCGCCTGGGGAGCTATGTCAGCGCCGCCTGCTGCTGCTTGACCTGCTGGCACTGTACACCACGGGGGGTGCTGCGGGCCCAGCTCGATGTGAGCTGTTGGGAGACCGGCTACGCTGGCAGAGGCTGCTGGGTGAGGAGAAGTTCCAGTGGCTAGCAGGGCTGGCGCCACCCTCCCTCTTTGTACGAGCTATGCAGGTGCTGGTCACCACCATCTCACCCGGCCGCTTCCCCGAGGCCTTAGATGAGCTGCCTCTACCACCCTTTTTGCAGCCACTGGACCTCACGGGCAAGAGCTAG